CGGTGGTGCCGGCGGGCTGGTTTCAGGCCGTGCGTTCTACCGGCAGTTACAGCCTTTGCGGCTGCACGGTGGCTCCGGCTTTTCAGTTCAGCGGGTTCCGTTTTACCTCCCCGCAGGAAGCCGAAAAACTAAGCCAGCTACACCCCGATGCAGCCGCGTTTTGTTAAGAAATTAAAAAATACACCTCCGGGCTGTAACGAAATACACATTTCAGCGTCTTATACCTGAACATCCTCCCAACCTTTGGTCAGGTCTGTTTCTTTTGGGAGGAATTTGTTTCGTGCAATTGGTGTGCAGGAAAAGCCGGCTTTCGCAGCGTCGGCTTTTCCTTTTTTCTTTCAGTTGATCTTAATCATTTTAAGAAGCAGATTTCACTAAAAAGTGTATGTTTGCAACCGATAAAAAACTCAACAGAAAACACAATTATGGCCAATCACGACGCACACCACGACGGACACGACCACGATCATGATCACACCGAAGGCAACCGCCAGTATTATCCCAAAGGCTGGTGGATTCCGCTGGTGGCGCTTGTAGTTTTTGCTATAGGTTTTGCCGGTTTGGGCGGCTGGCTCTTCAGCCTTTCCGGTACCGACCGCTGGGGCAAACACAGTGCCGATGACGAACACGGACATGGCGGCCACAAAACCGAAATGGCAGCTCACCACGATGGCGACAAGCACGAGGCTGATCACAAGCACACTTCAGAAAATGATTCTATGCTTGCTCCCGACAGCAACATGGTGATTACGAAACTGAACGACGGCAAAGAAATCAGCGGTGCTCCCAATGGCATCGAATCAGCACTGGTGGCTTTTATCAGCGATGCAGCAAAGCCGGTTGACAAAACCACCTGGTTTACATTCGACCGTCTTGTATTTGAAACCGGCAAAGCCAGCCTCAACCTGAACGACGCCGGAACCCTGGCCCAGCTTGATAACATGGCCGCTGTGTTGAAAGCATATCCGGCTGTAGAGCTGAAAATTGGCGGTTATACCGACAATACCGGCAAAAAAGAAGACAACCAGAAACTTTCGCAGCAGCGCGCAGAGTCGGTTATGGCCGAAATTGCAAAGCGCGGCATTGACGCAAAACGCCTCGCCGCAGAAGGCTACGGCGATCAGTTCCCCAAAGCCGATAACAGCACCGAAGAAGGCCGCGCTCAAAATCGCCGTATTGATGTGCGTGTAACCAAAAAATAATTCGCGCCGCTTCACGAACAGCATAATTTAGCCCGCTTTAAACGCCACTGATGTCATTTCAGTGGCGTTTTTTATTGCAGCAAATTGTCGCAGTTCTTTTTTGAAAGGCTGTCCGAATTTTGTCTTTAAACGTTTTTTCTCCGACAAGTCATCGGCGCTGAATTTAACGGCACAGACAACACCAAAAAGTAACGACAAACAAGGTAACGCGGCAAACAAAAATTGACCCTCACACAGCCGGAGGATGAAATTTGGAAAGCGTTTTAATGCCCGGAAAATTTGCCTCAGCTAAACAGGTAAAATTACTGTTTAGCAGTTCATTTATTGGTTGATGGTTTGTTTAACCTATACCCATTTTATCATAAACAAAACAGGCACCTATTTTGCCGGCTGTTGCTGATACATGCTTATTTTATTAACGGATTTAGTTTACAGAAAACAAGTAGAGAGCCGTTTTATTTAGTAAGATGATTACTAATCAGATGATTTCAACATCTGTTAACAACTCCACATTTTGTTAATTGTGAATGATTAACACAGGATTGTCGCAAACAAACTAGATCTGTTGATAACCGTATTGACGGAGGGGGGGCTTGCTATGTAGGTTTGTCTCGACCCCTGCCTGTCAACCCCGATTGACCGAGCAGCGCCTGTAAGTCTTAAGTATAGTAAGTACAGTTATGATTGATAAAGCGCTGTCGTTCCTCCAAAAAGAGCTGAACGAATATTTAAAATTAAAAATGGGTTCTACCACGGATATGGTAACCCTTACATCCATTATTGCCCAGAACGGAAATCTCGACATTGATGCCGGAACGCTTGGTATGATGGTGGTAAATATTGAAGAAGAAAAGCAGTTTCGTTCCGTATCGCCGCAAACCATTCAGGTAGGTTCAAATTACACCTTGGTAAATCCCGAACTGAAGATCAATGTGTATATGATGATTGCGGCCAATCATACCAGCCACACGGAAGCGCTTAAACTTATTTCCAACACGATATTATTTTTTCAGGGGCGCAATACATTTTCCAATGTGGAGTTTCCGGCACTGGATGATGTGGAGCAGTTAATGGTTGACTTATACACCATCAATTTCGAGCAGCAAAACCAGTTGTGGGCTTCTATCGGAGCAAAATACCTGCCTTCGGTGCTTTACCGTATCCGGATGCTGATTATGAACGACAACCTTGTACGCGATACGGCTCCGGCTGTTAGCACATTTGATCGCTCTTTTGCGGGCGGACGCGAATAAAGCCGTATTATGAAAGATCAGTTTAAAACATTATTCCGCTTAGATTGCACACACACGTTTTATTCCAACGGACGCTGTGGCGATTTTACCTTGCAGCCTACTGCAGCCACAGCACAGTTGCTTCGCAGCCGGCGTTGTGTGTTCAGATGGGGCGGTGATTCGGGCGCGGTGATTTATCAGCTC
This DNA window, taken from Bacteroidota bacterium, encodes the following:
- a CDS encoding OmpA family protein, which codes for MANHDAHHDGHDHDHDHTEGNRQYYPKGWWIPLVALVVFAIGFAGLGGWLFSLSGTDRWGKHSADDEHGHGGHKTEMAAHHDGDKHEADHKHTSENDSMLAPDSNMVITKLNDGKEISGAPNGIESALVAFISDAAKPVDKTTWFTFDRLVFETGKASLNLNDAGTLAQLDNMAAVLKAYPAVELKIGGYTDNTGKKEDNQKLSQQRAESVMAEIAKRGIDAKRLAAEGYGDQFPKADNSTEEGRAQNRRIDVRVTKK
- a CDS encoding DUF4255 domain-containing protein; its protein translation is MIDKALSFLQKELNEYLKLKMGSTTDMVTLTSIIAQNGNLDIDAGTLGMMVVNIEEEKQFRSVSPQTIQVGSNYTLVNPELKINVYMMIAANHTSHTEALKLISNTILFFQGRNTFSNVEFPALDDVEQLMVDLYTINFEQQNQLWASIGAKYLPSVLYRIRMLIMNDNLVRDTAPAVSTFDRSFAGGRE